The Crocinitomicaceae bacterium genome includes a region encoding these proteins:
- a CDS encoding SDR family oxidoreductase: protein MSFKDKIVWITGASSGIGEQTAKQLNADGAFVILSSRNQKNLEEVKSSLTYPEKSDIFLLDLEHSENFDQLAKNVIEKHKRIDMLINNGGLSQRGIAGETAMNIDRRIMEINYFGNIAITKAVLPYMRNQQDGHIVVISSIAGKFGFFLRSAYSASKHALQGFYESLLLEEEKNNIRVTLVYPGKINTNISKSALNAEGNAHGVMDHNQETGMSADVCVRKMLGAVSKNKKAVLIGNKEILAVHIKRFWPWLFWKIIRKQKAT, encoded by the coding sequence ATGTCTTTTAAAGATAAAATTGTCTGGATAACCGGAGCCTCATCAGGCATTGGAGAACAAACGGCTAAGCAACTGAATGCTGATGGAGCCTTTGTGATTTTGTCATCACGCAATCAGAAAAATCTTGAAGAAGTAAAATCATCGCTCACCTATCCTGAAAAATCAGACATTTTTTTACTTGATCTTGAACATTCAGAAAATTTTGATCAGCTTGCAAAAAATGTGATTGAAAAGCATAAACGCATTGATATGTTGATCAACAACGGAGGCCTTAGTCAACGTGGCATTGCAGGTGAAACTGCCATGAACATTGACCGGCGAATCATGGAAATAAATTATTTTGGAAACATAGCCATTACCAAAGCGGTTTTGCCTTACATGCGCAATCAGCAAGACGGACACATAGTAGTAATATCAAGTATTGCGGGTAAGTTTGGTTTCTTTTTGCGTTCAGCCTATTCGGCCAGTAAACACGCACTGCAAGGTTTTTATGAAAGTCTCTTGCTTGAAGAGGAGAAAAATAATATTCGTGTAACCTTGGTTTACCCCGGAAAAATCAACACCAATATTTCTAAATCAGCACTCAATGCTGAAGGTAATGCTCACGGCGTAATGGATCATAATCAAGAAACCGGAATGAGTGCTGATGTATGTGTGCGTAAGATGTTGGGTGCTGTTTCAAAAAATAAAAAAGCCGTTCTCATTGGTAATAAAGAAATTCTTGCAGTCCATATCAAAAGATTCTGGCCTTGGTTATTCTGGAAAATTATTCGCAAACAAAAGGCAACATAA
- a CDS encoding sensor histidine kinase, with protein sequence MKWIPDAHFDNYYDSARYKLVWRITLLLFIMLPFLWTTLLITGDTVAIPAIIAWALNGIILFVLYKSRNYRLSAFIFSLIGTTFCSGILLGYPQIFHYVDSFWMMVLILFTYFTLGKFWGNIILIVNLTAVIVFILFFLNYSLSMINHLQDTELISKSIDVLICGSCMAFMIFQFLSTTQYAENNFKKANADLQRRNEEVANQNQEKTVMLREIHHRVKNNLQVITSLLRLQSRDAKDFQTIEMFKDSTNRVVAMALIHEKMYQSKDLAKINLEEYLKSLLADLVDSYAVDIPLQTKIYSNLEHVTNKSLVPLALLFNEMVSNSLKHAFTGRSYGSIHIHIEKQNGQVVIMYEDDGTWKEKQKQNSFGLELIETLTEQLDGKYTRLSGNGTKYEFTLPDNL encoded by the coding sequence ATGAAGTGGATACCTGATGCCCATTTTGACAATTATTATGATTCTGCCCGGTATAAATTGGTGTGGCGAATTACCTTGCTTCTGTTTATCATGTTGCCATTTTTATGGACTACTTTGTTGATTACCGGAGACACAGTGGCTATTCCTGCCATCATTGCTTGGGCGCTCAACGGCATTATCCTCTTTGTACTTTATAAAAGCAGAAATTATAGATTGAGCGCCTTTATATTTTCATTGATTGGAACAACTTTTTGTTCAGGAATTTTGTTGGGATATCCGCAAATTTTTCATTACGTGGACTCTTTTTGGATGATGGTGCTTATACTGTTTACGTATTTTACCCTTGGCAAATTTTGGGGCAATATCATTTTGATTGTTAATCTTACGGCTGTAATTGTTTTTATTCTTTTTTTTCTGAATTATAGCTTATCAATGATTAATCACTTGCAGGATACTGAATTAATTTCAAAATCAATTGACGTACTCATTTGCGGTTCTTGCATGGCTTTCATGATTTTTCAATTTTTATCTACCACGCAATACGCTGAGAATAATTTCAAAAAGGCTAATGCAGATTTGCAGCGCAGGAATGAAGAAGTAGCTAACCAGAATCAGGAAAAAACAGTCATGCTGAGAGAGATTCACCACCGCGTAAAAAATAATTTGCAAGTAATTACCAGTTTGCTCAGGTTGCAATCTCGTGACGCCAAAGATTTTCAAACTATTGAAATGTTCAAAGATTCAACTAACCGAGTTGTAGCCATGGCATTGATTCATGAAAAAATGTATCAGTCTAAAGATCTTGCAAAAATTAATTTGGAAGAATACTTGAAATCACTGCTTGCTGATTTGGTAGATTCTTATGCAGTTGATATTCCGCTACAAACTAAAATTTATTCTAATCTTGAACATGTAACCAATAAATCATTAGTACCGCTGGCATTGCTTTTTAATGAAATGGTGTCTAATTCATTGAAGCACGCTTTTACAGGCAGATCATATGGGTCAATTCACATTCATATTGAGAAGCAGAATGGCCAAGTAGTCATTATGTATGAAGATGACGGAACCTGGAAAGAAAAACAGAAACAAAATTCATTTGGACTTGAGTTGATTGAAACTCTCACTGAGCAACTTGATGGTAAATACACTCGGCTAAGTGGAAACGGAACAAAATATGAATTCACTTTGCCTGATAATTTATAA
- a CDS encoding (d)CMP kinase → MNHLTIAIDGYSSCGKSTLAKEIANALNFIYVDSGAMYRAFTLHLINKGLLKDGAYIKNQILAELEKTEIDFKYNKTLSKSETYLNGENVEKDIRSSLISRQVSPISAIAEVRTKMVQLQQYLGRKGNVVMDGRDIGTVVFPNADVKLFMTASNEVRAQRRLIELQDKGEHISFDEVKKSLSQRDYLDMNREISPLKKAGDAIEIDNSELTREEQLALALSIIREKAEKSKLTQ, encoded by the coding sequence GTGAATCATTTAACCATTGCCATAGACGGTTACTCATCATGCGGAAAAAGTACGCTGGCTAAAGAAATTGCCAATGCCCTCAACTTTATATATGTAGACAGCGGAGCCATGTATCGCGCATTCACGCTTCACTTAATCAATAAAGGTCTGCTCAAAGACGGCGCTTATATTAAAAATCAGATTCTTGCCGAATTGGAAAAAACTGAAATAGATTTTAAATACAATAAGACGTTAAGTAAATCTGAAACCTATTTGAATGGTGAGAATGTTGAAAAAGATATCCGTTCTTCACTCATTTCAAGACAGGTAAGTCCAATAAGCGCCATTGCAGAGGTACGTACAAAAATGGTGCAGTTACAACAATACCTTGGGCGCAAGGGCAATGTGGTAATGGATGGCAGAGATATTGGAACCGTTGTTTTTCCAAATGCTGATGTAAAATTATTTATGACGGCATCCAATGAAGTGCGTGCGCAACGCAGGCTCATTGAATTGCAAGACAAAGGTGAACACATAAGTTTTGATGAGGTGAAAAAGAGTCTTTCACAACGTGATTATCTTGATATGAACAGGGAAATCAGTCCTTTAAAAAAAGCAGGTGATGCCATTGAAATTGATAACTCTGAACTTACGCGTGAAGAACAACTTGCGCTGGCCTTGTCAATTATCAGAGAGAAAGCTGAAAAATCAAAACTCACTCAGTGA
- a CDS encoding class I fructose-bisphosphate aldolase, protein MATSKVIEILGKDGEALLNHECKTISKNLIHLPGADFVDRCFAQTNRSPQVLRNLEAIYNHGRLAGTGYVSILPVDQGIEHSAGASFAPNPVYFDPENIVKLAIEGGCNGVASTFGVLASCSRKYAHKIPFIVKINHNEFLSYPNKFDQIEFGSVDEAWNLGAAAVGATIYFGSPESTRQIVEVARAFERAHELGMATILWCYLRNNAFKKDGVDYHVATDITAQANHLGVTIQADIIKQKLPENNGGYTAVNFGKTHAKVYSELTTDNPIDLCRYQVANCYMGRNGLINSGGASTGSGVSDLQEAVKTAVINKRAGGHGLISGRKAFQKDMKEGVILLNAIQDVYLDASVTIA, encoded by the coding sequence ATGGCTACAAGCAAAGTAATTGAAATTCTGGGCAAAGATGGAGAAGCATTGCTCAATCATGAATGTAAAACCATTTCAAAAAATCTCATTCACCTGCCGGGGGCTGATTTTGTTGATCGCTGTTTTGCCCAAACCAATCGTAGTCCTCAGGTTTTGAGAAATCTTGAAGCCATTTATAATCATGGGCGTCTTGCAGGTACAGGTTATGTTTCTATTTTACCGGTTGATCAGGGAATTGAGCATTCTGCCGGCGCATCGTTTGCACCCAATCCGGTTTATTTTGATCCTGAAAATATTGTAAAGCTTGCCATTGAAGGTGGATGTAATGGTGTAGCCTCAACGTTTGGAGTGTTGGCATCATGCTCACGTAAGTATGCGCACAAAATTCCGTTCATCGTAAAAATTAATCACAACGAGTTTTTGTCTTATCCAAATAAATTTGACCAGATTGAATTTGGCAGTGTTGATGAAGCCTGGAACTTAGGTGCAGCAGCAGTTGGAGCCACCATTTATTTTGGCTCACCTGAATCAACAAGACAAATTGTAGAAGTTGCGCGTGCATTTGAACGTGCACATGAATTAGGCATGGCAACTATCTTGTGGTGCTATTTGCGCAACAACGCATTCAAAAAAGATGGGGTAGATTATCATGTTGCAACAGATATTACTGCGCAGGCAAATCACTTGGGAGTTACTATTCAAGCTGATATCATCAAACAAAAATTACCGGAGAACAATGGAGGATATACCGCTGTAAACTTTGGTAAAACACATGCAAAAGTTTATTCTGAACTCACTACCGATAATCCAATTGATTTGTGCAGATATCAGGTAGCAAATTGCTATATGGGACGCAATGGCCTCATAAATTCAGGTGGTGCATCAACCGGCAGTGGAGTATCAGATTTACAAGAGGCGGTGAAAACAGCTGTAATTAATAAACGCGCAGGTGGTCATGGTTTGATTTCGGGAAGAAAAGCTTTCCAAAAAGACATGAAAGAAGGGGTAATATTATTAAACGCAATTCAGGATGTGTATCTTGATGCATCCGTGACTATAGCTTAA
- a CDS encoding acetyl-CoA carboxylase carboxyltransferase subunit beta, translating into MGWFTRKKEGIVTSTAEKKETPEGLWYKCPKCKSVVSTDEHEKELFVCKTCGHHDRIGSLEYFNILFDNGKFTEFAKGIFAGDPLEFEDTKKYTDRIKGERSKTGLDDAIRCGHGKMNKNEVVIAGMDFKFIGGSMGSVVGEKIARAVDKAIELKCPLIIISKSGGARMMEAGLSLMQMAKTSAKLTQLADAGLPYFSLMTDPTTGGVTASFAMLGDIHISEPNALIGFAGPRVVKETIGRDLPEGFQTAEFLLEHGFLDLIVERKDLKNKISALVEQFKN; encoded by the coding sequence ATGGGTTGGTTTACAAGAAAGAAAGAAGGGATCGTTACATCAACAGCTGAAAAGAAAGAAACTCCTGAAGGTTTATGGTATAAATGTCCTAAATGTAAATCAGTGGTTTCTACTGATGAACATGAGAAAGAATTGTTTGTTTGCAAAACCTGCGGACATCATGATCGCATTGGATCACTGGAATACTTCAATATTCTTTTCGATAACGGAAAGTTCACTGAATTTGCAAAGGGAATTTTCGCCGGTGACCCCTTGGAATTTGAAGATACAAAAAAGTATACTGATCGCATTAAAGGAGAACGTTCTAAAACTGGTTTGGATGACGCCATTCGTTGCGGACATGGAAAGATGAATAAAAACGAAGTGGTGATTGCAGGCATGGATTTCAAATTCATTGGTGGTTCTATGGGGAGCGTTGTTGGTGAAAAAATTGCGCGCGCCGTTGATAAAGCAATTGAATTAAAATGTCCTTTGATTATCATTTCCAAATCTGGTGGTGCTCGTATGATGGAGGCAGGATTGTCATTAATGCAAATGGCTAAAACATCTGCAAAATTGACTCAACTCGCTGATGCAGGCTTGCCTTATTTTTCTCTCATGACTGATCCAACTACCGGTGGTGTTACGGCTTCGTTCGCCATGTTGGGTGATATCCATATTTCTGAACCTAATGCTCTCATAGGGTTTGCCGGACCACGAGTAGTGAAAGAAACTATCGGTCGTGATTTGCCTGAAGGTTTTCAAACGGCTGAGTTTCTACTTGAACACGGGTTTTTAGATTTGATTGTTGAACGTAAGGACTTGAAAAACAAGATTTCTGCATTGGTTGAACAGTTCAAAAACTAA
- the rpsO gene encoding 30S ribosomal protein S15 — MYLSKEKKAEIFKKHGNSEKNTGSAEGQIALFSFRISHLTEHLKSNKKDFGTQRSLQLLVGKRRSLLDYLKAKDIERYRAIVKELDLRR, encoded by the coding sequence ATGTATTTATCAAAAGAAAAAAAAGCTGAGATTTTTAAAAAACACGGTAACAGCGAAAAAAATACCGGAAGTGCAGAAGGACAAATTGCATTGTTTTCATTTCGTATTAGTCACTTGACTGAACATTTGAAATCAAATAAAAAAGATTTTGGAACTCAGCGCTCATTGCAACTTCTTGTAGGAAAACGCAGAAGTTTGCTGGATTATTTGAAAGCAAAAGACATTGAGCGTTATCGCGCTATTGTAAAGGAGCTGGATTTAAGAAGATAA
- a CDS encoding polyribonucleotide nucleotidyltransferase: protein MKIVTKTMDAGNGRQISVETGKLAKLCDGSVVVKSGGTMILSTVVSAKEAKEGVDFLPLTVDYKEKFASAGKFPGGYLKREGRPSDDEVLVMRLVDRALRPLFPDDYHADTQVMMQLISFDGIHMPDSLVGLAASAAIAVSDIPFGGPMSEVRVGRVDGKWIINPTFEEFDKSDVDVMIAGTKENIVMLEGEMREISEAEMIEIIRIAHEAIIKQCDFQLELASEVEKSKVKRTYSHETHNEDVKKKVHEFCFEKCKAVARMGLTSKEKRGELFSAIKDEYVASLTPEQLEIETPFIGVYFSKTKKEAVRRVMLDEQVRLDGRKMTEIRPIWSEVDYIPTAHGSAIFTRGETQSLTTLTLGGKLDEQMVDNATEKRYDKFILHYNFPPFSTGEAKPSRGVSRREIGHGNLALRALKNMIPGPLESPYTIRLVSDILESNGSSSMATVCAGTLAMMDGGVQMKKPVSGIAMGLITDNTGKFAILSDILGDEDHLGDMDFKVCGTKDGITACQMDIKIDGLPYDMLTQALNQAREGRLHILNEILKTLDKPRAEFKSHAPRIEGFLVPNDCIGAIIGPGGKIIQQLQKDTNTTITIEELPGTGEGSVQILATNGDDMKEAVRRIRLIAFPPTVEIGQEYEGKVKSIQSYGCFVEILPGTDGLIHISELEHRRLEKVEEVVKEGDILKFKVIGQDEKTKKFKLSRKVLLPKPEKAEN from the coding sequence ATGAAAATAGTAACAAAAACAATGGATGCCGGTAACGGTAGACAAATTTCGGTAGAAACAGGAAAACTAGCCAAATTATGTGACGGATCTGTAGTAGTAAAATCAGGTGGGACAATGATTTTGTCAACCGTGGTTTCTGCTAAAGAAGCAAAAGAAGGGGTTGATTTTTTACCTCTCACAGTAGACTACAAAGAAAAATTTGCATCAGCCGGAAAATTCCCCGGTGGATATTTAAAACGTGAAGGCAGACCATCAGATGACGAAGTATTGGTCATGCGTTTAGTTGACCGCGCTTTGCGTCCTTTATTTCCGGATGATTATCATGCAGACACGCAAGTGATGATGCAATTGATTTCGTTTGACGGAATTCACATGCCTGATTCGTTGGTTGGTCTTGCTGCCTCTGCCGCTATCGCAGTTTCTGATATTCCTTTTGGCGGACCAATGTCAGAAGTGCGCGTTGGACGTGTGGATGGCAAATGGATCATCAATCCAACATTTGAAGAATTTGATAAATCTGATGTGGATGTCATGATTGCCGGCACCAAAGAAAATATTGTGATGCTTGAAGGTGAAATGAGAGAAATTTCTGAAGCTGAAATGATTGAAATTATCCGCATTGCACATGAGGCAATTATTAAACAATGTGATTTCCAATTAGAGTTGGCATCAGAAGTTGAGAAATCAAAAGTAAAACGTACTTATAGTCACGAAACGCATAATGAAGATGTAAAGAAAAAAGTGCACGAATTCTGTTTTGAAAAATGTAAAGCAGTTGCCCGCATGGGACTTACATCAAAAGAAAAACGCGGAGAACTTTTCAGTGCAATTAAAGATGAATATGTTGCCTCTCTTACACCTGAACAATTAGAAATTGAAACACCATTCATTGGAGTTTATTTTTCAAAAACAAAAAAAGAAGCTGTACGCCGGGTAATGTTAGATGAGCAAGTACGTCTTGACGGAAGAAAGATGACAGAAATTCGCCCAATATGGTCAGAGGTTGATTACATTCCAACTGCACACGGTTCAGCAATTTTTACACGTGGTGAAACACAATCACTCACAACATTAACCTTAGGCGGAAAATTGGATGAGCAAATGGTAGATAATGCAACTGAAAAACGATATGATAAATTTATTTTGCATTATAACTTTCCTCCATTCTCAACCGGAGAAGCAAAACCAAGCCGCGGTGTTTCACGTCGTGAAATTGGACATGGTAACCTTGCTTTGCGTGCATTGAAAAACATGATTCCTGGTCCGCTTGAAAGTCCTTACACTATTCGTTTGGTATCAGATATTCTTGAGTCAAACGGTTCATCATCTATGGCCACAGTTTGTGCAGGTACACTTGCTATGATGGACGGTGGTGTACAAATGAAAAAACCGGTTTCAGGTATTGCAATGGGTTTGATCACTGATAATACTGGAAAATTTGCTATCCTTTCAGACATCCTTGGTGATGAAGATCATTTAGGTGATATGGATTTTAAAGTATGTGGTACAAAAGACGGAATCACGGCTTGCCAAATGGATATTAAAATTGACGGATTGCCTTATGATATGCTTACACAAGCATTGAATCAGGCTCGTGAAGGACGTTTGCATATCTTGAATGAAATATTGAAAACATTAGATAAGCCGCGTGCAGAATTTAAATCACACGCACCGCGTATTGAAGGATTTCTTGTACCGAATGATTGCATTGGTGCGATCATTGGACCCGGTGGAAAAATTATTCAGCAATTACAAAAAGATACCAATACAACCATCACCATTGAAGAATTGCCGGGCACAGGAGAAGGAAGTGTTCAAATACTTGCAACCAACGGAGATGATATGAAAGAAGCTGTTAGACGCATTAGACTGATCGCTTTCCCACCAACAGTTGAAATTGGACAAGAGTATGAAGGAAAAGTAAAATCAATTCAATCATACGGATGTTTCGTTGAAATTTTACCGGGAACAGATGGTTTGATTCACATATCAGAATTAGAACACCGTCGTCTTGAAAAAGTAGAAGAGGTAGTGAAAGAGGGAGACATACTGAAATTCAAAGTTATTGGTCAGGATGAAAAGACCAAAAAATTCAAATTGTCTCGTAAAGTGCTTTTACCAAAACCTGAAAAGGCAGAAAATTAA
- a CDS encoding 1,4-dihydroxy-2-naphthoyl-CoA synthase: MAKINWKTAIEFEDITYKKCDGVARIAFNRPAVRNAFRPKTTAELYKALYDAQEDTSIGVILLSGEGPSPKDGKWAFCSGGDQSTRGHMGYVGDDGMHRLNILEVQRLIRFMPKVVIAVVPGWAVGGGHSLHVVCDLTLASEEHAIFKQTDADVTSFDGGYGSAYLAKMVGQKKAREIFFLGRNYSAREAYEMGMVNAVIPHAELEDTAYAWAQEILAKSPTSIKMLKFAMNLTDDGMVGQQVFAGEATRLAYMTEEAKEGRNAFLEKRKPNFKNIKWIP, encoded by the coding sequence ATGGCAAAAATCAACTGGAAGACAGCTATTGAATTTGAAGATATCACATACAAAAAATGTGACGGCGTTGCACGCATTGCATTTAATCGTCCGGCGGTGCGTAATGCATTCAGACCAAAAACAACGGCAGAATTATACAAGGCACTTTATGATGCGCAAGAAGATACTTCTATCGGGGTGATCTTGTTAAGTGGAGAAGGACCATCACCCAAAGATGGAAAATGGGCGTTTTGCAGTGGAGGTGATCAAAGTACACGTGGGCACATGGGGTATGTTGGTGATGATGGTATGCACAGACTGAATATTCTTGAAGTACAACGCTTAATTCGCTTTATGCCAAAAGTGGTGATAGCGGTTGTTCCCGGATGGGCAGTTGGCGGCGGTCACAGTTTGCATGTGGTTTGTGATTTGACTCTGGCAAGTGAAGAACATGCAATTTTCAAACAAACTGATGCGGATGTAACTTCATTTGATGGTGGCTATGGTTCAGCGTATCTTGCAAAAATGGTTGGTCAGAAAAAAGCAAGAGAAATATTTTTTCTGGGTAGAAATTATTCAGCCCGTGAAGCTTATGAAATGGGTATGGTTAATGCTGTTATTCCCCATGCTGAATTGGAAGATACTGCTTACGCATGGGCGCAGGAAATTCTTGCCAAATCACCAACTTCAATTAAGATGCTGAAGTTTGCCATGAATTTAACGGATGATGGTATGGTTGGTCAGCAAGTATTTGCCGGTGAAGCAACACGCTTGGCATACATGACAGAGGAAGCAAAAGAAGGTCGTAATGCATTTCTTGAAAAGAGAAAACCAAATTTCAAAAACATCAAGTGGATTCCGTAG
- a CDS encoding shikimate kinase, producing the protein MMNIFLTGFMGSGKSTIGKKLAAHLNYQFVDMDRAIEKEENMPIPQIFKTQGETYFRNLESAWLSNYADNQKVISTGGGTPCFENNLQLMKAKGITIYLEVSVPVLAHRLYHAHQARPLIENYVNSLENLRNYVAAKLAEREAFYKKCDLIFKADDFNTTRLNELATLIKQYKTSMN; encoded by the coding sequence ATGATGAATATTTTTCTTACTGGCTTTATGGGAAGTGGAAAATCAACCATTGGTAAAAAACTTGCCGCACATTTAAACTACCAGTTTGTTGACATGGACCGTGCAATTGAAAAAGAAGAAAACATGCCCATTCCGCAAATATTTAAAACGCAAGGTGAAACCTATTTCAGAAATCTGGAATCAGCTTGGCTCAGCAATTATGCTGATAACCAAAAAGTAATTTCAACGGGTGGCGGCACTCCCTGCTTTGAAAATAATTTGCAGCTGATGAAAGCAAAAGGTATAACCATCTATCTTGAAGTATCAGTACCTGTATTGGCACACCGACTTTATCACGCACATCAAGCCCGACCACTGATTGAAAATTATGTCAATTCTTTAGAAAATCTTAGAAACTATGTTGCGGCTAAACTTGCTGAACGTGAAGCGTTTTACAAAAAATGTGATCTCATTTTCAAGGCTGATGATTTCAATACAACTCGCTTGAATGAATTGGCAACCCTTATTAAGCAGTATAAAACAAGTATGAATTAA
- a CDS encoding site-specific integrase: MKLNYTFNILFWLYKAKMKNNLCPIYLRITIDGKRTEISTKKWVAIDKWNNSSQCAKGNGDEAREINQYLNLMKGDIEKIYLRITTDDRIPNPDEIKKLLLGEDPKPVVTYKTIIEAFDYHYLKMSELVKIGKVVDKTLLRYKITKNKLKEFIQFKFGVDDKPLPELRLSFVSEFEHFLLTKHKLQNNTAHKYIKNLKKIMNMAVGLDWIPSNPFNQFRCSYHNPTREILTQEELNVIMSKEITTPRLAEVRDVFVFCCYTGFAYIDVYKFEKDSVLKGIDGEYWLSINRQKTGTKESVPLLPIPLLIIEKYKEHEYCNSHNKLLPVNSNQRYNAYLKELADICGIKKHLTTHTARHTFATTVTLANGVPIETVSSMLGHKEIRTTQIYAKVIEKKVSEDMKSLRAKISPQLSEIQEMKTGS; encoded by the coding sequence ATGAAATTAAATTACACCTTCAATATTTTGTTTTGGCTGTACAAAGCAAAAATGAAAAATAACCTATGTCCAATCTATTTGCGAATTACCATTGACGGCAAACGCACTGAGATTTCCACTAAAAAGTGGGTTGCCATTGATAAATGGAATAATAGTAGTCAATGCGCAAAAGGTAATGGTGACGAAGCGCGAGAAATAAATCAGTATTTAAACCTAATGAAAGGTGATATAGAAAAAATTTATCTCCGGATTACAACTGATGATAGAATTCCAAATCCGGATGAAATAAAAAAGCTCCTTTTGGGTGAAGATCCAAAACCTGTTGTAACATATAAAACGATCATTGAAGCTTTCGATTATCATTACCTCAAAATGTCCGAACTCGTAAAAATTGGCAAAGTGGTTGATAAAACACTTTTGAGATACAAAATAACCAAAAATAAACTCAAAGAATTTATTCAATTCAAATTCGGTGTGGACGACAAACCGCTTCCGGAACTCCGTTTAAGTTTTGTGAGTGAATTCGAACATTTTTTACTTACCAAACATAAGCTTCAAAACAACACCGCACATAAATACATTAAGAATCTCAAAAAAATAATGAACATGGCTGTGGGTCTCGATTGGATTCCCTCCAATCCGTTTAATCAATTCAGGTGCTCATATCACAACCCAACAAGAGAAATTCTCACTCAGGAAGAACTCAATGTAATAATGTCTAAAGAAATTACTACACCGCGCCTGGCAGAAGTCAGAGATGTATTTGTTTTTTGCTGTTATACCGGGTTCGCATACATTGATGTTTACAAATTTGAAAAAGACTCGGTATTGAAGGGAATTGATGGAGAATATTGGTTAAGCATCAATAGACAAAAAACGGGAACCAAAGAAAGCGTTCCACTTTTGCCAATTCCATTGTTGATTATAGAAAAGTATAAAGAGCATGAATATTGCAATTCACACAACAAACTCCTTCCTGTAAACAGTAATCAACGTTACAACGCTTACCTTAAAGAACTTGCGGATATCTGCGGAATCAAAAAGCACCTTACAACTCACACAGCACGACATACATTTGCTACGACCGTTACACTGGCCAATGGTGTTCCTATTGAAACAGTCAGTTCAATGCTCGGCCACAAAGAAATCCGCACAACACAGATTTACGCAAAAGTCATTGAGAAAAAAGTGAGCGAAGACATGAAATCACTTCGCGCAAAAATCTCTCCGCAACTTTCGGAAATACAAGAAATGAAAACAGGGAGTTAA
- a CDS encoding RteC domain-containing protein, whose product MTSYSEKLLTELEDQLHFIAVETDDLLKRAELSVSVCNEALLKLKKFTLKYKFKGQLDEILFFKEIKPSFYSKLIYHVNVYNIETHKPNGSDETKRKYLLKELKVIETFFNKNLDFIKYYRTRKCYLDHKYFIRGKHDLSLTLDSFFFETDPKFSTSHDYKVSQIQANELLEIFLIAELTILDSKQDSSLLQLPKVKLTWTGSKASLVELIYSLQSVGIFNNSAASVKEIANYFETVFNIDLSHFYTTFQEIKERKNNQTIFLTSLQSALQKRIIEKEEKFSSN is encoded by the coding sequence ATGACATCATATTCGGAAAAACTTTTGACGGAACTCGAAGATCAGCTACATTTTATTGCGGTTGAAACCGATGACTTGCTCAAACGAGCTGAATTATCCGTCAGCGTGTGTAACGAAGCACTATTAAAACTTAAAAAGTTCACATTAAAATACAAGTTCAAAGGACAACTGGATGAAATTCTTTTTTTCAAAGAAATCAAACCGAGCTTTTATAGCAAACTCATTTATCACGTAAATGTTTATAATATTGAAACACATAAACCCAATGGAAGTGATGAAACCAAAAGAAAGTACTTGCTGAAAGAACTAAAGGTCATTGAAACTTTCTTCAATAAAAATCTTGATTTCATCAAATATTATCGCACACGTAAATGTTATCTTGATCACAAATATTTCATTCGTGGCAAACATGATTTATCACTTACGCTTGACTCCTTTTTTTTCGAGACTGATCCAAAGTTCAGTACGAGCCACGATTATAAAGTATCACAGATACAAGCCAACGAATTACTCGAGATATTTCTAATCGCAGAATTGACGATCCTGGATTCAAAACAAGATTCATCTCTTTTACAACTTCCAAAAGTCAAATTAACATGGACAGGATCTAAAGCTTCATTGGTTGAGCTCATTTATTCTCTACAATCCGTAGGTATATTTAATAATTCAGCTGCATCAGTTAAAGAAATTGCAAATTATTTCGAAACCGTTTTCAATATCGACTTGAGTCATTTCTATACCACCTTTCAGGAAATTAAAGAAAGGAAAAACAACCAAACTATTTTTCTTACCTCACTACAAAGCGCATTGCAAAAGCGTATTATTGAAAAAGAAGAAAAATTTTCAAGTAATTGA